CTTCCTCTCGGGGGTGTCCGCCGGCCTCGACATCGGGTTCGGCCCGCTGTTCATGGCGGCGCTCTACTCGGCCGCCGCCGGCGTCTGGGCGACGCCGACGCTCGACCTCGCGCTCGGCGCGCTCTACGCCGTCGGATTCGTCTTCGTCGTCCTCGGGCGCGCGGCGCTCTTCACTGAGCACACGACGCTCGCCGTCATCCCCGTTCTGACCGGAGAGGCGGACGTCCGCTCGCTCCTCCGGCTCTGGGGGACGGTTTACGCCGGGAACGTCGTCGGCGGCACGCTCTTCGCGGCCGCGATGGTGGCCACTGCGCCCGCCTACGGCATCGCGGACGCCGCCGCGTTCGTCCACCTCGCTCGGCCCTTCCTCTCGCACTCGTGGGCGGTGACGTTGACGGCGGCGGTGCTCGCCGGCTGGCTCATGGGCCTCCTCTCCTGGCTCGTCACCGCGGTCCGCGACTCCGCGACCCAACTCGCCGTCGTCGTCCTCGTCACGTCCGTCATCGGCTTCGCGCACCTCCCGCACGCCGTCGCCGGGGTCGTCGAACTCGCTGCCGCGGCGCTCGTCGCTCCGACAATCACGGCCGCCGAGGTCGCGGCGGTGCTCGGGGTCGCGGTCGTCGGGAACGCCGTCGGCGGCTCCGTCTTCGTCGCCCTCTTGAAGTACGGCTACGTCGTTCGCGGCCTCGACGACTGACGCGATTCCGGTGGTTCGTTAGGTACTTCCCCTCGCTCGCGTACAGGAGTGGTATGAAGGCAGTCATCGTGGGACCCGACGAGGGGCTGGGGGACGCGCTCGCGGCGGCGGGCGTCGACGTCGAACGCATCGAGGGCATCGGGAGCGGCGACGCGTTGGAAGCGGCGGGTATCGCGGACGCGGACCTGCTCGTCGTGACGAACGTCGGGGAAGCCACCGCCGTCTCGGTCGCGCTGGAGAAGAACCCCGACCTGACGACCGTCGTCTACTCGACGGACACCGTGCCGGAGTTCGTGCGCGCGCGCCTCGACTTCGCCATCGACCCGAACCTCCTCGACCCCGAGACGGTCGCCGAAGAGCTCACCCGCGAGGCGTAGCTTCTTCTCCCGCCCGGCGGAAAGCCGGGTATGGACCTGTACGACGAAATCGAGACCGACGCGAGCGCCGGCGAAGTCGTGACGACGGAACTCCACTACTCGCCGGACCTCCTGGTGAAGGCGTTCGCGCTCGGCCCCGGCGCGGTCGTCGACCCTCACGAACACGACGACCAGACGAACGTCTTCCACGTCCTCGACGGCGAGGTCGTCGTCGTCCGCGGCGACGAGGCGGAAACGGAACGCGTGTCCGCGGCGGGCGTCGCCGCCTTCGACCGCGGCGTCCCGCACGGCGCGCGGAACGAGGGCGGTGACGTTGCGGTGTTCACGGCGACGATGGGAGCGATGGAGTAGGCGACTCAGTCGAGCGGGATGGCGACGGGGCGGTCGAGCGCGTGCCCGGCCGCGGGCTCGGGGAGGTCGTCGGGGTCGACTTCGGCGGCGTACGGGCTGACGTGCTCCCAGCAGACGAAGCGGCTGACGCGGCCGGGCGCGTAGAGGTAGAAGTCCGCGCTGGCGGGACAGACGGCGCACCGCGGCTCGCCGTCCGCGTCTGCGAGCGCGTCCGCCAGCGCGTCGGTGGCCGCCCCCATCACACGCGCTCGTTCGCACCCGACCACGCTAAGTGTGTTGCCAGCCCCCACGGTCCGCGTCCCGCTCGCTGTCGATGCACGACCGTGGTTCGCCGCGCCCTCCCGTATCAACCTACGCCTCGTGGAGAGCGTCGAGTATCGGAATTTCCTCGCGGCGCTCCGCGTCGACAGCGTCCCAGTCCACGCCCGACGGGCGCTCGTCGGGACTGTTCGTCTCGATGGTCTCGTCCGGCGTGACGACGAAATCCATCGGGACGTCGTGGGCGTCCGGCGCGACGTCGCCGGCGTCGAGGAGCTGGAGCGGGTGGACGGTCGTCGCGGTCGTCGTCGCCGCGTCCACGCGGCCGCACTCGCTGAGTATCGCCCACTCGATGTCGCTGTACCCCTCGCCCTTTCCGACGCGCGCGCCGTCGCGGGTGACGGCGACGCTCCCCGAGAGCACGAAATCGACGTGCGGCACCTCGTCGAGCGGGACCGTGTCGGCGTACTGCGCGACGTGCGAGACGGTCGGCGCGGCGTCGAAATCCGCCGCGTCGAGACGCTCGGGGTCGAGCTCGTAGAACGCCTCGTCCGCTCGGAGCCGCGGAACGGCCATGTAGAGCGTCTTCCCCTCGCGGAGCGCGCGCCGCCGCGCCGCCAGCTGGGGCGCGTCCGGGTTCGCCTTCACGACGTCCGCCGCCCGCCACGCGTCCGTCTCGGCGAGCCGGTCCGCCGCCTGCCGCGCGCCCGCGAAGTTCGGGATGCGGCCGTGCGGCGGGAACGGGAACCGCGCCGCGCCCGACGACTCCAGCGCCTCCCACACCCGCTCGCGGACGTCCTGTTTCGTCACACCCCCCGTTCCGCGGGCCACGCGTAAAACGATTCGTTCGCGTCGAGAAGGGAGTTTCAAGCCCGCCCCCCGCGACAGGCGAGTATAGTATGGTCGCCGACTCCGCCGTCGCGCTCCTCGCCGCGGTCACCGGCGTGCTCGTCGCCGCCCACCTCCTGGGCGTGCTCGCCGGCCGACTCGGGTTCGCGCCGGTCGTCGGCGAGCTCGTCACCGGCCTCGTCCTCGGTCCCGCGGTCCTCGGCGTCGCCGCGCCCGGTGTCGCCGCGCACTTCGTCCCCGTCCCGGACTCCCTCGTCGTTCTGTCGGCGCTCGGCCTCGTCTTCCTAGTCGTCCTCGCCGGGAGCGAAGTGGACGCCGCCGCGGTCCGACGCGACGCCGCGACGACGGCCGCGCTCGCCCTCGGTGCCTTCGGCGTCCCCTTCCTCGCCGGGTTCGCGCTCGCCTGGGCGCTCCCCGCTGCCGTCCTCGCCGAGTCCGCCGGTCGCCTCGCGCTCGCGCTCTTCTTGGGGACGGCGCTCAGCGTCTCCGCGCTCCCGGTCGCCGTCCGCGTCCTCGCCTCGCTCGACGCCTTGGATACCCGCGTCGGCCAGCAGACGCTCACCGTCGCCGCCGTCGTCGACGCCGCCGGCTGGGTCGCCCTCGCCGTCGTCGCCGACATCGCGCTCGCCGGACGCGTCGACGCCGGCCGCCTCGGTCGCACGGTCGTCGTCCTCGCGGCCTTCGTCCTCGTCGCGGCGACCGCCGGCGTCCGCGTGGTGGACGCGCTCTTCCGCGCGACCTCGACCTCGCGCTCGCCCGCCCTCACGGGGTTCTCGGTCGTCACGCTCGTCGGATTCGTCGCCGCCCTCGCCGCCGCGGCCGCCGGCCTGGAAGCCGTCCTCGGCGCGTTCGCCGGCGGCGTCGTCGCCGGTCGGCGACTCGACGACGACGCCAGACGCGTCCTCC
This sequence is a window from Halocalculus aciditolerans. Protein-coding genes within it:
- a CDS encoding formate/nitrite transporter family protein; the encoded protein is MSGTETDAAVDAPTDHVLSQEAVLAAQLDLGLDELRRPLDGLFLSGVSAGLDIGFGPLFMAALYSAAAGVWATPTLDLALGALYAVGFVFVVLGRAALFTEHTTLAVIPVLTGEADVRSLLRLWGTVYAGNVVGGTLFAAAMVATAPAYGIADAAAFVHLARPFLSHSWAVTLTAAVLAGWLMGLLSWLVTAVRDSATQLAVVVLVTSVIGFAHLPHAVAGVVELAAAALVAPTITAAEVAAVLGVAVVGNAVGGSVFVALLKYGYVVRGLDD
- a CDS encoding cupin domain-containing protein produces the protein MDLYDEIETDASAGEVVTTELHYSPDLLVKAFALGPGAVVDPHEHDDQTNVFHVLDGEVVVVRGDEAETERVSAAGVAAFDRGVPHGARNEGGDVAVFTATMGAME
- a CDS encoding cation:proton antiporter, with the translated sequence MVADSAVALLAAVTGVLVAAHLLGVLAGRLGFAPVVGELVTGLVLGPAVLGVAAPGVAAHFVPVPDSLVVLSALGLVFLVVLAGSEVDAAAVRRDAATTAALALGAFGVPFLAGFALAWALPAAVLAESAGRLALALFLGTALSVSALPVAVRVLASLDALDTRVGQQTLTVAAVVDAAGWVALAVVADIALAGRVDAGRLGRTVVVLAAFVLVAATAGVRVVDALFRATSTSRSPALTGFSVVTLVGFVAALAAAAAGLEAVLGAFAGGVVAGRRLDDDARRVLQVVTLAFFGPLFFATAGLRVDLGGLLTPTVAGVAVATFAVAVASKALGVALGAAFTDLSRAETVCLAVSLNARGAMEIVVATLGLTLGVLSPALYAVVVTVAIATTVLTPPLLRRALARLPDNP
- a CDS encoding DUF7126 family protein, whose translation is MKAVIVGPDEGLGDALAAAGVDVERIEGIGSGDALEAAGIADADLLVVTNVGEATAVSVALEKNPDLTTVVYSTDTVPEFVRARLDFAIDPNLLDPETVAEELTREA
- a CDS encoding 5-formyltetrahydrofolate cyclo-ligase gives rise to the protein MTKQDVRERVWEALESSGAARFPFPPHGRIPNFAGARQAADRLAETDAWRAADVVKANPDAPQLAARRRALREGKTLYMAVPRLRADEAFYELDPERLDAADFDAAPTVSHVAQYADTVPLDEVPHVDFVLSGSVAVTRDGARVGKGEGYSDIEWAILSECGRVDAATTTATTVHPLQLLDAGDVAPDAHDVPMDFVVTPDETIETNSPDERPSGVDWDAVDAERREEIPILDALHEA